GCGTTTGGTTGGTAAGCTCATTTACTTAACTATCACTAGACCAGATATctgttttgctgtgaaccaggccAGTCAGCATATGCAAGCTCCGAAGGTGCACCATTGGAACATAGTCAACCGGATTCTCAAGTATATCAAAGGATCACCGGGTCAAGGAATATGGATGGGGTGCAATAACAACACGGAGCTCGTAGGATATTGTGATGCGGACTATGCAGGAGACAAGGGAGACCGCAGATCAACAAGAGGCTATTGTACCTTCCTTGGAGGCAACCTAGtcacatggaagagcaagaagcaGAAGGTGGTGTCCCTATCCAGCGCCGAGTCCGAGTATAGAGCAATGTGCAAGCTGACTACCGAATTGATGTGGCTCAAGAATCTACTCAAAGACCTTGGAGTCAACATCACAAAGCCTATCACGatgcattgtgataatgaaGCAGCCATTCATATCGCAACCAACTCGGTATTCCACGAGAGAACGAAGCATATTGAAGTTGATTGTCACAAAGTCCGAGAGCAAATCCAACTAGGCGTAACCCTCCCTTGCCACACCGAGAGTTCCGAGCAACTGGCCGATGTATTCACCAAGGCTGCAAGCCCTCAAGTATGTGAGTACATACACTCAAAGCTTGGACTCATGGACCTCACCAAACCTTGAGagcctacactctttttcccttaagtatagttttttttcccaagaggttttctatactaaggtttttaacgaggtagGTGATCAATGGTTCAAGCTTGTGTCATGGGATTCAATGACtaaagcttgagggggagtataaTTTGGGATCATGATCACCATGTCCGTACAGCCACCGTCCGTACAACCTCCACCGGGCCGTCCATACAATCTTGTTTAGAAGCCCACTCGAACCCTTACAAGACCTATGCGAGGCTCAAACATTATCTCTAAATCCTTCTCATATGACCATTGGCGTGTTGAAGCAAGTGGGAAGGGAGAAGTCAACCATTAGTCACATGTTGTGTTAAGAGTCTTAGATGTCATTTTCATCATGTAAATCGTGTAGCATCTTGTGTAGAATATTCTCTAGCTTTATGTCTATATTAGGAATGTAACCATGAactaaatcaagtaagaagttcttttcttcttctacactttaCCTCTTACTCTCTCTCAACCACTCTCAACCTCTCTTGTTCTATACACTCAATCGGTTCACTTTCTAAACTTACATTCTTCACCGTCCAATTTTgaactccttcttcttctctatcctTTCCCAAGCTCCCAATGCTTCATtttagataaaagaaaattgtattatATACACGCATATGTTTCATATGGGTGCATATATAGCGTTTTATTTCAAAGAATCTATATTTCACATTATAAAAGTATAGTTTTCTATTCTTGACATATGGGGCTCACCTGATTCCATGACCAGGGCCACATGTGACTCGTTCGACCCACAAGTTCTTGGTTCCAGGGCCAATGGAGATACAGTCGTCACCGGTTTTGATGGAAGCGTTGCGGATCTCAACATTGGTCGATAGCTGAACATGGATGCCATTTGTGTTAGGACTTTTTCCATCAGCCACGATTTGAATATCATCGAGCTTAACATCACGGCATCGGTTGATGACAATGTGGAACATTTGGCTGTTCAGTGATAGTACTCCCTTCACATTGATTCTACTGCACTCCACAAAACTCATTGTCTACATCattcacacaaacaaaaaaagagtcagagatctagggtttttgttcaAAAGATATTGATATAAGTTCTTGcaacattattttaattaattttgtaaatataaaggATAATGGGCGTACCGTAGCACCAGCTGGACAGTTGTTGCTAGATGAAGCTTTGCAAGACCATAACGAGGGTCCCTTGGCGTCGAGAGAACCACCGATAACGGAAACTCCACTGACTCGTTCAAAGCTGAGCCAGTTTGCTTCTTTCCCAAGAAACATGTAATCCTCCGAACCAACAAGAGTACCATCGATCCTGAAGACAATATTAAGACTCTTGCAACCCACACCATTGAAACGAACAGGGCTAACCAGATACCGTCCTTTTGGCACGTATATAACGGCTGCATCAGTGGACCCGCACGCTGCATCCCATGCCTTGACAAAAGCTGGAGCTGAGTCAACCATACCGTTAGGTTTAGCTCCGAAGCTCAACACATTGAATTGTTTTGTTGCATGAGATGGTCTTGATAAAGACAAGAAGAGGGCTATTGCAATAAGGATGTAAGCGTGTAGATTTGTACTTTGGACCCTCtccattttgtttttgcttaatGATTTGGAGAAATGAAAAcgagttttgattttcttggcAGGTTGATTGAGTAGAAAAAGGTAATAAAACAATTGATGGATTACTtaagttctaaacaatttaataGGGTGACAATGACACAGCGCGTCTGCATGGATTACTTAAGTTCTAAACTATAATCAAGAGTATCTTTGTTACTcgattctctgtttttgttgttataaaaaaatactgatattaaaaagttattaaaattgttaaataaaaatatggtaTATACGACCAAGAGTAATTAATGTTGCagatatttaatattttgggagcaaaaaaactaaaagaaactttttttctgaaaaaaaaaataaaaactaaaagaaactttctttttttggacaaacattatatatatatatatatatatatataatgtgaattaattttttttttaggcagacttaactaaattaataaaactcaTGTATTGGTCTTTACCATCAAAACAATTTAAACGACGACTTAATTAAACAGGCGCAGCTTTCTTTTTTTCGAATCAAACTACCTTTTtcgtttagaatttagaatttacaTTGAATCTTTTTTAAATCTTTAGTTGAAAGATATCCATGGCCTTTTGTCGCCTCCAGATTAGGATAGATTGAATCAACATATGCTTAATTAACTATATTCATAGATACAGTGAATCTACGAATACTACAATAGCTaggaacaaaacaattttaaatacaTTCTAATGATTTTTAACATATAGTACAACGGATTAATGGCACAAGTATTTTAATAAAGATTACGTAAAAGAATGTTACTGAAACTCTTCTAGTGTGATacatatttgaaagaaaaaaaaattgtttttggcATAACACTTTTTTACATAAAAGGACATATCTTTTTTCCACTTTGACTCTTCATTATGTTCTTTTTCATTTAGGATTGTGTCTTTTTACCATAATATTccgttttctatttttattattattattatattttttttttatcatttcttcGTTTCAaataattgtatgttttactaATAGTTGTGTCtatctaaaatttatatgtatatataatttatataaattttaaataactatCAAATTTTTTATGGTATAAgtgtaaaaaaatgtttagaaatgTCAAATCGTTttatcaaacttttatttttatttatatttttaactgtaggttatattttcttattattgtaaattaaatcTTCTTCGTGTACATTTTCACTAACCTATCCAACTATCAATCACTTATGTCTTCCccaatctatatatttatttacaaacaaaaagtcAACAATTTAAGTCTTCAAtgaattcaaaatttaacaACCAATGAATTTTCATGTATTCGAAAATTGTTTCTAaacatatattagtttataactGAAAAATTCCTATTATTTTCAACGttcttttgaaaataaattttaatcagTTTCTAGAAATAATTCACATATTTACGTCACTATATCATACCTATTTGTTATATACATTTGCTTTTGACTTATAACCATTTTAATaatcctaaaaataatttagaaagtcACATTTTCAGACtatttctaattataaatat
The sequence above is a segment of the Camelina sativa cultivar DH55 chromosome 10, Cs, whole genome shotgun sequence genome. Coding sequences within it:
- the LOC104719322 gene encoding polygalacturonase-like; the encoded protein is MERVQSTNLHAYILIAIALFLSLSRPSHATKQFNVLSFGAKPNGMVDSAPAFVKAWDAACGSTDAAVIYVPKGRYLVSPVRFNGVGCKSLNIVFRIDGTLVGSEDYMFLGKEANWLSFERVSGVSVIGGSLDAKGPSLWSCKASSSNNCPAGATTMSFVECSRINVKGVLSLNSQMFHIVINRCRDVKLDDIQIVADGKSPNTNGIHVQLSTNVEIRNASIKTGDDCISIGPGTKNLWVERVTCGPGHGISIGSLGKDREEEGVQNWTVKNESGVRINDVIFYQGIRGTSATKIAVKLDCSSKTPCTRIRMKDINLRYANEAAQSSCVNVLGDSTLGNLVKPQACF